Proteins from a genomic interval of Syngnathus typhle isolate RoL2023-S1 ecotype Sweden linkage group LG15, RoL_Styp_1.0, whole genome shotgun sequence:
- the LOC133168226 gene encoding glutaredoxin domain-containing cysteine-rich protein 2 isoform X2, translated as MEEPQRKKSQRHEGTKHGKVRFKLASSYSGRVLKHVYEDGQELDSPEEKYPHSFLPHGKIAPSHLEMEQRCGFEESSSERQGVEPPTGLIAQRINVYRGIGGGYKAAAGHTNQTDGDPKSVLDFGKIIIYTSNLRIVRAPARKADVVRHGTAPPASPEVYPQARERGSRRRAKEAERKATSQAQEPAGCQLCGGSGRTPCSLCHGSKLSMLANRFNESISELRCQACYPHGLERCQACAGKSPFLPTARTRQGRGGPASQ; from the exons ATGGAGGAACCCCAGAGAAAAAAGAGTCAGCGACATGAAGGCACCAAGCACGGAAAG GTCAGGTTCAAGCTGGCGTCGTCCTACAGCGGCCGGGTCCTGAAGCACGTGTACGAGGACGGGCAGGAGCTGGACAGCCCTGAGGAGAAGTACCCTCACAGCTTCCTCCCGCACGGCAAGATAGCGCCTAGCCACCTGGAGATGGAGCAGCGGTGCGGCTTTGAGGAGTCTTCATCGGAACGCCAGG GTGTGGAGCCTCCAACCGGGCTCATTGCCCAGAGAATCAACGTGTACAGAGGCATAGGAGGCGGCTACAAGGCTGCTGCGGGCCACACCAACCAAACAGATGGAGACCCCAAA TCGGTGTTGGACTTCGGAAAGATCATCATCTACACCAGCAACCTGCGAATCGTACGAGCACCTGCGAGGAAGGCCGACGTTGTACGCCACGGGACGGCGCCCCCCGCCTCTCCGGAGGTTTATCCGCAGGCCCGTGAGCGTGGCAGCAGGAGGCGTGCGAAGGAGGCCGAGCGCAAAGCAACCTCGCAGGCGCAG GAGCCGGCGGGCTGCCAGCTCTGCGGCGGCTCGGGCCGCACACCGTGCTCGCTGTGTCACGGCAGCAAGCTGTCCATGCTGGCCAACCGCTTCAACGAGTCCATCAGCGAGCTGCGCTGCCAGGCTTGCTACCCTCACGGCCTGGAGAGGTGCCAGGCTTGCGCCGGCAAGTCGCCATTTTTGCCCACCGCTCGTACCCGGCAGGGAAGGGGAGGGCCCGCCAGCCAGTAA
- the LOC133168226 gene encoding glutaredoxin domain-containing cysteine-rich protein 2 isoform X1 gives MHLKTDPPALCSAADVMEEPQRKKSQRHEGTKHGKVRFKLASSYSGRVLKHVYEDGQELDSPEEKYPHSFLPHGKIAPSHLEMEQRCGFEESSSERQGVEPPTGLIAQRINVYRGIGGGYKAAAGHTNQTDGDPKSVLDFGKIIIYTSNLRIVRAPARKADVVRHGTAPPASPEVYPQARERGSRRRAKEAERKATSQAQEPAGCQLCGGSGRTPCSLCHGSKLSMLANRFNESISELRCQACYPHGLERCQACAGKSPFLPTARTRQGRGGPASQ, from the exons ATGCATTTAAAG ACTGACCCGCCTGCTCTCTGCAGCGCAGCAGACGTCATGGAGGAACCCCAGAGAAAAAAGAGTCAGCGACATGAAGGCACCAAGCACGGAAAG GTCAGGTTCAAGCTGGCGTCGTCCTACAGCGGCCGGGTCCTGAAGCACGTGTACGAGGACGGGCAGGAGCTGGACAGCCCTGAGGAGAAGTACCCTCACAGCTTCCTCCCGCACGGCAAGATAGCGCCTAGCCACCTGGAGATGGAGCAGCGGTGCGGCTTTGAGGAGTCTTCATCGGAACGCCAGG GTGTGGAGCCTCCAACCGGGCTCATTGCCCAGAGAATCAACGTGTACAGAGGCATAGGAGGCGGCTACAAGGCTGCTGCGGGCCACACCAACCAAACAGATGGAGACCCCAAA TCGGTGTTGGACTTCGGAAAGATCATCATCTACACCAGCAACCTGCGAATCGTACGAGCACCTGCGAGGAAGGCCGACGTTGTACGCCACGGGACGGCGCCCCCCGCCTCTCCGGAGGTTTATCCGCAGGCCCGTGAGCGTGGCAGCAGGAGGCGTGCGAAGGAGGCCGAGCGCAAAGCAACCTCGCAGGCGCAG GAGCCGGCGGGCTGCCAGCTCTGCGGCGGCTCGGGCCGCACACCGTGCTCGCTGTGTCACGGCAGCAAGCTGTCCATGCTGGCCAACCGCTTCAACGAGTCCATCAGCGAGCTGCGCTGCCAGGCTTGCTACCCTCACGGCCTGGAGAGGTGCCAGGCTTGCGCCGGCAAGTCGCCATTTTTGCCCACCGCTCGTACCCGGCAGGGAAGGGGAGGGCCCGCCAGCCAGTAA
- the LOC133168199 gene encoding leucine--tRNA ligase, cytoplasmic-like, producing the protein MTERKGTAKLDFLRKIELEIQAKWEKNKTFDNDAATTIGESAHKNKYFVTFPYPYMNGRLHLGHTFSLSKCEFAVGYQMLKGKKCLFPFGLHCTGMPIKACADKLKREMELYGNPPQFPDEEEEEKEKPSTCDEIIIKDKAKGKKSKAVAKSGSATFQWNIMRSLGLNDHDIAKFANAEHWLDYFPPLAVKDLKMMGVKVDWRRSFITTDVNPFYDSFVRWQFVTLKERKKINFGKRYTIYSPKDGQPCMDHDRQTGEGVGPQEYTLIKMKIIEPYTAKFKSKVFYSSAIKGKNIYLVAATLRPETMFGQTNCWVRPDMKYVAFETTGGDVFICTRRSARNMSFQGFTKDNGVVPVVMELLGQDILGCALSAPLTSYKIIYALPMLTIKEDKGTGIVTSVPSDAPDDIAALRDIKKKQALREKYGIEDKMVLPFEPLPIIDIPGYGNLSAPLVCDELKIQSQNDKEKLAEAKEKVYLKGFYEGIMLVDGYKGLKVQDVKKPIQKMMIEKGEACIYMEPEKQVMSRSADECVVALCDQWYLDYGDADWKQQTNEALKSLETFCDETRRNFEATLAWLQEHACSRTYGLGTRLPWDEQWLIESLSDSTIYMAYYTVAHLLQGGVLSGQGGSPLGIKPQQMTKEVWDFIFFKTSPFPKTDIPKEHLQKLKREFEYWYPVDVRVSGKDLVPNHLSYYLYNHVAMWPNDRGKWPQAVRANGHLLLNSEKMSKSTGNFLTLSQAIEKFSADGMRLALADAGDTVEDANFVETMADAGILRLYTWLEWVKEMIANQNNLRTGPADTFNDRVFASEMNSGILKTEQHYIRMMFKEALKCGFFEFQAAKDKYRELAIEGMHKELVFQFIEKQTLLLAPICPHLCEYTWGLLGKPTSVTKASWPIAGPVDEILMRSSQYLMETAHDLRLRLKAYLLPPKNKKGDSKPPSKPSHCTIYVAKSYPTWQHSALSLLGKHYKSNNGVLPDNKVIAGELGALPELKKYMKRVMPFVAMIKENLEKNGPRVLDLELEFDERAVLMENLVYLTNSLELEGIDILFASEADDKVKEDCCPGQPYCVFRSEPAVCVTLVNPQPCNGLFSTKLDIRQGDSRDNVIRRLAKVNRLIKDLSKVKLMRYEDPLLGPRRVPVLGQEELGKVLISPQSVFSINLDEKKVTVADNNLTVDIGDTLAYLV; encoded by the exons ATGACG GAGCGCAAGGGAACGGCAAAGTTGGACTTTTTGAGAAAGATTGAGCTCGAAATTCAGGCTAAatgggagaaaaacaaaacctttgACAATGATGCAGCGACAACAATTGGGGAAAGTGCACA CAAAAACAAGTATTTTGTCACCTTTCCCTACCCATACATGAACGGGAGGTTGCATCTTGGTCACACATTCAGCTTGTCAAAGTGTGAG TTTGCGGTTGGCTACCAGATGTTGAAAGGAAAGAAGTGCCTTTTCCCATTTGGTCTCCACTGCACAGGCATGCCAATCAAA GCGTGTGCAGACAAGCTCAAGCGGGAGATGGAACTGTACGGAAATCCGCCACAGTTTCcagatgaggaggaagaggagaaggagaagccAAGCACGTGTGATGAAATCATCATCAAGGACAAAGCCAAGGGGAAGAAG AGTAAAGCGGTTGCCAAATCTGGTTCGGCCACCTTCCAGTGGAACATCATGAGGTCTCTAGGCTTGAATGACCACGACATTGCCAAGTTTGCCAACGCTGAACACTGGCTGGACTATTTTCCTCCTCTGGCTGTGAAAGATCTCAAAATGATGGGGGTCAAG GTGGACTGGCGGCGCTCGTTCATCACGACAGACGTGAACCCTTTCTACGACTCCTTTGTCCGCTGGCAGTTTGTCACCCTGAAGGAGAGAAAAAAGATTAATTTTGGAAAAAG GTATACCATCTATTCCCCCAAGGATGGACAACCATGTATGGACCATGATAGGCAAACAGGAGAG GGAGTTGGACCTCAGGAGTACACACTCATCAAGATGAAGATTATTGAGCCCTACACGGCCAAATTCAAGTCCAAGGTTTTTTACAGCAG CGCCATAAAAGGCAAGAACATCTACCTGGTGGCCGCAACGCTGAGGCCAGAGACCATGTTCGGTCAAACCAACTGCTGGGTGAGGCCCGACATGAAGTACGTGGCCTTTGAGACCACCGGCGGGGACGTCTTCATCTGTACTAGGAGGTCTGCCAGGAACATGTCCTTCCAGGGATTCACCAAGGACAATGGTGTGGTCCCCGTGGTCATGGAATTACTGGGACAG GACATCCTCGGCTGCGCCTTGAGTGCTCCCCTGACGTCCTACAAGATCATCTACGCTCTGCCTATGCTCACCATCAAGGAGGACAAAG GCACAGGAATAGTCACCAGCGTGCCTTCTGACGCCCCCGATGACATCGCTGCTCTTAGGGACATCAAGAAAAAACAA GCCCTGAGGGAGAAGTATGGAATCGAGGACAAGATGGTGCTTCCGTTTGAGCCG CTCCCCATCATAGACATTCCAGGCTATGGGAACCTGTCTGCTCCGCTGGTCTGCGACGAGCTGAAAATCCAAAGCCAGAATGACAAGGAGAAGCTGGCCGAGGCTAAGGAGAAAGTCTACTTGAAGGGATTCTATGAAGGG ATCATGTTAGTTGACGGCTACAAGGGGCTGAAGGTCCAGGATGTGAAGAAGCCAATCCAGAAGATGATGATAGAAAAG GGCGAGGCCTGCATCTACATGGAGCCAGAAAAACAGGTCATGTCGCGTTCGGCAGACGAGTGCGTGGTGGCCCTCTGTGATCAGTG GTATTTGGACTACGGCGATGCTGACTGGAAGCAGCAGACCAACGAAGCCCTCAAGTCTTTGGAGAC ATTTTGTGATGAGACCAGGAGAAACTTTGAGGCTACTTTGGCATGGCTGCAGGAGCACGCCTGCTCTCGGACGTACGGCCTTG GAACACGGCTGCCTTGGGACGAGCAGTGGCTAATTGAGTCCCTCTCGGACTCCACCATCTACATGGCCTACTACACGGTGgcccacctcctccagggaggcGTGCTCAGCGGACAGGGAGGCTCGCCGCTGGGCATCAA ACCGCAACAGATGACCAAGGAGGTGTGGGACTTTATCTTTTTCAAAACGTCCCCATTCCCCAAGACGGACATCCCAAAAGAGCATCTTCAGAAGCTCAAGAGGGAGTTTGAGTATTGGTACCCGGTGGACGTGCGCGTGTCTGGCAAAGACCTGGTGCCCAACCACTTGTCGTACTACCTCTACAACCACGTGGCCATGTGGCCCAATGACCG TGGGAAGTGGCCACAGGCTGTGCGAGCCAACGGGCATCTGCTCCTCAATTCCGAGAAG ATGTCCAAATCAACCGGAAACTTCCTCACTCTGAGCCAAGCCATCGAAAAGTTCTCAGCAGACG GTATGCGTCTGGCTCTGGCTGACGCTGGTGACACGGTGGAGGATGCCAACTTTGTGGAAACCATGGCGGATGCCGGCATCCTGCGCCTTTACACCTGGCTGGAGTGGGTGAAGGAGATGATAGCCAACCAGAACAACCTGAGGACCGGACCTGCAGACACCTTCAACGACCGCGTGTTTGCCAG CGAGATGAATTCTGGAATATTGAAGACGGAGCAACACTATATCAGGATGATGTTCAAAGAGGCTTTGAAGTGTGGCTTCTTTGAGTTCCAG GCTGCCAAAGATAAATACAGGGAGTTGGCGATTGAAGGCATGCACAAAGAGCTGGTCTTCCAGTTCATCGAGAAACAAACGCTGCTGCTGGCCCCCATATGTCCACACCTGTGCGAGTACACCTGGGGTCTGCTGGGCAAG CCTACATCTGTGACAAAGGCGTCATGGCCCATCGCCGGTCCAGTGGATGAGATTCTCATGCGCTCCTCTCAGTACCTGATGGAGACGGCACACGACCTCCGACTGAGGCTCAAAGCATACCTGCTTCCCCCGAAAAATAAG AAAGGCGACTCAAAGCCCCCCAGCAAACCTTCACACTGCACCATCTACGTGGCCAAGAGCTACCCGACATGGCAACACAGCGCCTTATCCCTGCTGGGCAAGCACTACAAG AGCAACAATGGCGTCCTTCCAGACAACAAGGTGATAGCCGGCGAGCTGGGAGCACTCCCCGAGCTGAAGAAGTACATGAAGAGAGTCATGCCCTTTGTTGCCATGATCAAG GAGAACCTTGAAAAAAACGGGCCCAGGGTTTTGGACCTCGAGCTGGAGTTTGATGAGCGGGCAGTTCTGATGGAGAACCTGGTCTACCTAACCAATTCCCTCGAG CTGGAGGGGATCGACATCTTGTTCGCGTCCGAGGCCGATGACAAAGTGAAGGAAGACTGTTGCCCGGGGCAACCGTACTGCGTGTTCAGATCCGAG CCAGCAGTTTGCGTGACCTTGGTCAATCCTCAGCCGTGCAACGGCCTCTTCTCGACCAAGCTCGACATCAGGCAGGGAGACAGCAGGGACAACGTCATCCGCAGACTCGCTAAGGTCAACAGACTCATCAAAG ATCTATCCAAAGTGAAGCTGATGAGGTACGAAGACCCCCTACTGGGGCCCCGTCGGGTACCCGTGCTGGGACAGGAGGAGCTGGGCAAAGTCCTCATCTCTCCTCAGTCCGTGTTCAGCATCAACCTGGATGAGAAGAAAGTCACTGTGGCTGACAACAACCTCACTGTGGACATCGGCGACACTCTGGCCTACctggtttaa